From Nicotiana tabacum cultivar K326 chromosome 22, ASM71507v2, whole genome shotgun sequence, one genomic window encodes:
- the LOC107815059 gene encoding protein SUPPRESSOR OF K(+) TRANSPORT GROWTH DEFECT 1 produces the protein MYSNFKEQAIEYVRQAVQEDNAGNYAKAFPLYMNALEYFKTHLKYEKNPKIKEAITQKFTEYLRRAEEIRAVLDEGGTGPGPNGGDAAVATRPKTKTKPKDGEDGEDPEQSKLRAGLNSAIVREKPNIKWNDVAGLESAKQALQEAVILPVKFPQFFTGKRRPWRAFLLYGPPGTGKSYLAKAVATEAESTFFSVSSSDLVSKWMGESEKLVSNLFQMARESAPSIIFVDEIDSLCGQRGEGNESEASRRIKTELLVQMQGVGHNDDKVLVLAATNTPYALDQAIRRRFDKRIYIPLPDAKARQHMFKVHLGDTPHNLSESDFEDLGRKTEGFSGSDVSVCVKDVLFEPVRKTQDAMFFTQRSDGTWMPCGPKQPGAVQTTMQELDAKGLASQIIPPPISKTDFDKVLARQRPTVSKSDLDVHERFTKEFGEEG, from the exons ATGTATAGCAATTTCAAGGAGCAAGCGATCGAGTACGTGAGGCAAGCAGTGCAAGAAGACAACGCTGGTAACTATGCAAAAGCATTCCCTCTTTACATGAACGCTTTGGAGTACTTCAAAACCCATTTAAAGTACGAGAAAAACCCTAAGATTAAGGAAGCGATTACTCAGAAATTTACCGAGTATTTGCGCCGGGCGGAGGAGATCCGAGCTGTGTTGGATGAGGGTGGTACCGGGCCAGGTCCGAATGGAGGGGATGCGGCTGTGGCGACAAGGCCCAAGACGAAGACGAAACCCAAGGATGGAGAAGATGGGGAGGATCCTGAACAGTCCAAGTTGAGGGCTGGGCTTAACTCCGCGATTGTTAGGGAGAAACCTAATATTAAGTGGAATGATGTTGCTGGGTTGGAAAGCGCTAAGCAAGCTTTGCAGGAAGCTGTGATTTTGCCTGTGAAGTTCCCTCAGTTCTTCACCG GCAAGAGGAGGCCATGGAGAGCTTTTCTTTTATATGGTCCTCCTGGGACAGGAAAATCTTACTTGGCCAAAGCTGTTGCTACTGAAGCAGAATCCACTTTTTTCAG TGTCTCATCATCGGATCTCGTTTCCAAGTGGATGGGTGAAAGTGAAAAGCTAGTTTCGAACCTATTCCAAATGGCTCGCGAAAGTGCCCCATCCATTATATTCGTCGATGAAATTGATTCCTTGTGTGGGCAGCGAGGAGAAGGAAATGAAAGTGAAGCTTCTAGACGTATTAAAACAGAACTGCTTGTGCAGATGCAG GGTGTTGGACACAATGATGATAAAGTTCTTGTTCTTGCGGCAACAAATACACCCTATGCCCTAGATCAG GCTATTCGCCGAAGATTTGATAAGCGCATCTACATTCCTCTACCAGATGCGAAGGCACGACAACACATGTTCAAA GTTCATTTAGGGGATACCCCCCATAACTTAAGTGAGAGCGACTTTGAAGACTTGGGCCGTAAAACAGAAGGTTTTTCTGGTTCGGATGTTTCTGTGTGT GTCAAAGATGTACTCTTTGAACCTGTTCGTAAAACACAAGATGCTATGTTCTTCACCCAGAGATCTGATGGTACATGGATGCCGTGTGGACCGAAACAACCGGGTGCTGTGCAGACAACTATGCAGGAGCTTGATGCTAAAGGACTTGCATCTCAG ATCATCCCCCCACCCATTTCGAAAACAGACTTTGATAAGGTGCTTGCTCGTCAACGACCAACAGTAAGTAAGTCGGACCTTGATGTGCACGAAAGATTCACCAAGGAGTTTGGAGAAGAAGGTTGA